In a single window of the Bacillus mycoides genome:
- a CDS encoding protein arginine kinase encodes MSLDRIMNEAISPWMKGDGPDSDIVLSSRIRLARNFKKYQFSTMQNEEEAKQIHELFKKKFIKKPVEPFGEFELLKMNELNPLQRRVLVEKHLISPNLAGTEYGACLLSESEHISIMLNEEDHVRIQCLFSGLQLSEALQSANQIDNWIEEQVEYAFDESLGYITSCPTNVGTGLRASVMIHLPGLVLTKRINRIIQVIQKLGLVVRGIYGEGSEALGNIFQVSNQMTLGKSEEDIIADLKSVIQQIIHQEKTARELIVQNSSIELEDKVYRSYGILANSRLIQSAEAATCLSDVRLGIDLGYIQGISRNILTELMVLTQPGILQQYAGGPLGPEERDYRRATLIRERLRIEQN; translated from the coding sequence ATGTCACTGGACAGAATCATGAATGAAGCGATTAGTCCATGGATGAAGGGAGATGGCCCTGATTCTGATATTGTTTTAAGTAGTCGAATTCGTTTGGCTCGTAATTTTAAAAAATATCAATTCTCTACTATGCAAAACGAGGAAGAAGCTAAGCAGATTCATGAGTTATTTAAGAAGAAGTTTATAAAAAAACCTGTAGAACCTTTTGGGGAGTTTGAACTATTAAAAATGAATGAATTAAATCCTCTTCAAAGGAGAGTTTTAGTTGAGAAGCATTTAATTAGTCCAAATCTTGCAGGAACAGAATACGGAGCATGCCTACTATCAGAAAGTGAACATATAAGTATCATGCTTAATGAAGAGGATCATGTTAGGATCCAGTGCCTATTTTCAGGTTTACAGTTATCAGAGGCGCTTCAAAGTGCCAATCAAATAGATAATTGGATCGAGGAGCAGGTTGAATATGCTTTTGATGAATCGCTTGGATATATTACGAGTTGTCCCACTAACGTCGGTACAGGATTAAGGGCTTCGGTAATGATTCATTTGCCGGGACTGGTTTTAACGAAAAGAATTAACCGTATTATACAAGTAATTCAAAAATTAGGGTTAGTAGTAAGAGGAATATACGGTGAAGGTAGCGAAGCGTTAGGTAATATATTTCAAGTGTCAAATCAAATGACACTAGGGAAATCAGAAGAAGATATTATTGCAGATTTAAAGAGTGTCATTCAACAAATCATCCATCAAGAAAAAACGGCTAGAGAATTAATTGTACAAAATTCAAGCATTGAGCTTGAAGATAAGGTATATCGTTCTTACGGAATACTAGCTAACAGTCGTTTAATTCAATCTGCAGAAGCAGCCACTTGCTTATCAGATGTACGGCTTGGTATTGACTTAGGATATATACAAGGTATATCGAGAAATATTTTAACTGAGTTAATGGTTCTTACTCAGCCAGGCATTTTGCAACAATATGCAGGAGGACCTTTAGGACCAGAAGAAAGAGATTATCGAAGAGCAACCTTAATCCGTGAGCGATTACGAATTGAACAAAATTAA